One genomic segment of Brassica napus cultivar Da-Ae chromosome A3, Da-Ae, whole genome shotgun sequence includes these proteins:
- the LOC106444042 gene encoding MD-2-related lipid-recognition protein ROSY1-like, producing the protein MSISHAHPLLLPLLVSLFFLPAVLGGNNFRTCNGSYENYRVNVETVKISPYPVTRSGNADITITGYTARISDGSVVELTIAKASAGDPKTSSIKTYNLCDKVRCPIRPGRFSFTLSKIFSNEELKGRIYVITVRIKDAKDTSMCVVFLCWVTDDGSTSLIRQSATMMELE; encoded by the exons ATGTCGATATCCCACGCCCATCCTTTGCTTCTTCCTCTCCTTGTATCACTATTTTTCTTGCCTGCTGTTTTGGGCGGAAATAACTTCAGAACGTGCAATG gAAGTTATGAAAACTATCGCGTTAATGTCGAGACAGTGAAGATCTCTCCATACCCGGTTACCCGTAGCGGTAATGCAGACATTACAATAACCGGTTATACAGCCAGAATCTCTGATGGTTCAGTTGTAGAACTCACCATTGCGAAAGCCTCCGCCGGCGACCCTAAAACTTCCAGTATTAAAACCTACAACTTGTGTGATAAAGTGAGGTGCCCCATCAGACCTGGCCGCTTTTCGTTTACTTTATCTAAAATATTCAGTAACGAGGAGCTAAAAGGA AGGATATATGTTATTACAGTACGCATCAAGGATGCGAAAGACACAAGTATGTGCGTTGTGTTCCTTTGTTGGGTTACCGATGATGGTAGTACGTCTCTTATTAGGCAATCTGCTACGATGATGGAGCTTGAATAA
- the LOC106439433 gene encoding MAR-binding filament-like protein 1 produces MGGFLIGGTCSSPSPPLHSSRFLPSPSPPSQFLLLCSNNAAKSKRRRPPSASLRRQDANNDVKRRAFVLVGISVLPFLKLQSPALADERDDNEIKTSKLNQESEVAVSEGTTSSPNTFLSLLNGLGIFSSGVLGALYALARKDTKAAQETIDSLKNQLKDRERALVLMEKDFEARIKREEEEWNKERKKAEEERFSLINQLNSAKEVAAGLGKELSSEKKISEELRAQVGNLQSNLSKAGEDKRALETELKEKLDLIEGLEDRINLLSLELKDKKEEVQTISTSLAEKEEELKKLNSAYTQTSSDLAEAKLQIKQLKEEVTRTQSEIDSKNSAIEELNTRITTLVAEKEGYIKKLDDATKDYNDLKLTSETRAAADADVIRSREEEIQKINEKLDHAVKDVNESRDKVADLTEKYEDAKRMLEIELASVQNLRHELEGTKITLQASRERVSDLEKMLDESRGLCSKFESEVSKVSEEFDKAKKRYEENLADERRNGEVLASELAVEKDHVKKARDEIEELRREVEEASAKNQSLQKELVEVYKKGEATNKELKEEKETVSALEKEVKVMEKQMLMDTEAMKALETDLEEAVKSLDEMNKNTATLSRELEKVNTHVSSLEDEREVLQRSLEEAKKASKEAKENVEDAHIVVMSLGKEREVLEKKAKKLEEDLGSAKGEILRMRSQQQDSIKAVNSSDDEEKSDDKVAVKKVVRRRKSSTSS; encoded by the exons ATGGGTGGTTTCCTCATAGGAGGCACTTGCTCCTCCCCTTCTCCTCCTCTCCACTCTTCTCGCTTCCTCCCTTCTCCATCTCCTCCTTCTCAGTTCCTGCTTCTCTGCTCTAACAATGCCGCCAAGTCAAAGCGTCGCCGACCTCCATCGGCTTCTCTACGCCGCCAAGACGCAAACAACGACGTCAAAAGAAGAGCTTTTGTTCTCGTTGGTATCTCCGTTCTTCCCTTCCTCAAGCTTCAGTCCCCTGCTTTGGCCGATGAAA GAGACGACAATGAGATTAAGACATCAAAGCTTAATCAAGAATCTGAG GTTGCAGTTAGTGAAGGAACAACATCATCACCAAAcacttttctctctctcctaaACGGTCTTGGCATTTTTAGTTCTGGTGTTCTTGGTGCTCTCTATGCACTTGCTCGTAAAGACACCAAAGCTGCTCAAGAAACCATCGATTCT CTAAAGAACCAGCTGAAAGACAGAGAAAGAGCATTGGTTTTGATGGAGAAAGACTTTGAAGCAAGAATCAAGCGTGAGGAGGAAGAGTGGAACAAGGAACGGAAAAAGGCAGAAGAGGAACGATTCTCATTGATCAACCAGTTGAATTCTGCAAAGGAAGTGGCAGCGGGGTTAGGCAAGGAGTTAAGCAGCGAGAAGAAGATATCTGAGGAGCTTAGAGCTCAGGTTGGAAACCTGCAAAGCAATCTATCAAAGGCTGGTGAAGACAAAAGGGCACTTGAGACTGAGCTCaaagaaaagcttgatttgattGAGGGGTTAGAAGATCGGATCAACTTGCTTAGTTTGGAGCTGaaagataaaaaagaagaagttcaaACTATTAGCACATCACTAgctgagaaagaagaagaactgAAGAAACTCAACTCTGCTTACACTCAAACCAGCAGTGATCTCGCTGAAGCAAAGTTACAAATCAAACAGCTTAAGGAGGAAGTCACAAGAACTCAGTCTGAAATAGACTCCAAGAACTCTGCCATTGAGGAACTAAACACCAGAATCACCACTTTAGTCGCTGAGAAAGAAGGTTACATCAAGAAGCTTGACGATGCTACAAAAGACTACAATGACTTGAAACTAACTTCTGAGACGCGAGCAGCTGCTGATGCTGACGTCATAAGAAGTAGAGAGGAGGAGATTCAGAAGATTAATGAAAAGCTGGATCATGCGGTGAAGGATGTTAACGAGAGTAGAGACAAAGTCGCTGACCTTACTGAGAAGTACGAAGACGCAAAGAGGATGCTGGAGATAGAACTCGCTAGTGTACAAAACTTGAGACATGAGCTCGAAGGAACGAAGATAACACTCCAGGCGTCGAGAGAACGTGTCTCTGACCTGGAGAAGATGCTTGATGAGTCGAGAGGTTTGTGCTCGAAGTTTGAATCAGAGGTTTCAAAAGTTAGCGAAGAGTTTGATAAAGCCAAGAAAAGGTATGAAGAGAATCTCGCTGATGAGAGACGAAACGGTGAGGTTTTGGCTAGTGAGCTTGCAGTGGAGAAGGATCATGTGAAGAAAGCTAGAGACGAGATTGAGGAACTGAGGCGTGAGGTCGAAGAAGCTTCTGCCAAGAACCAGAGCCTGCAAAAGGAGCTAGTGGAGGTTTACAAGAAAGGTGAAGCCACTAACAAAGAATTGAAAGAGGAGAAAGAGACTGTTTCGGCGTTGGAGAAAGAGGTGAAGGTGATGGAGAAGCAGATGTTAATGGACACGGAGGCCATGAAGGCCCTTGAGACAGACCTGGAAGAAGCAGTTAAGTCTTTAGACGAGATGAACAAGAACACAGCGACGCTTTCACGAGAGCTCGAGAAGGTGAACACTCATGTCTCGAGCTTGGAGGACGAGAGAGAAGTGCTTCAAAGATCGCTAGAAGAGGCGAAGAAAGCGTCAAAGGAAGCGAAGGAGAACGTGGAAGACGCGCATATCGTCGTGATGAGTCTAGGAAAAGAGAGGGAAGTGCTGGAGAAGAAAGCGAAGAAGCTGGAGGAAGACTTGGGGTCTGCAAAGGGAGAGATACTGCGCATGAGGAGCCAGCAACAGGATTCTATAAAGGCTGTGAATAGTTCAGATGATGAAGAGAAGAGCGATGATAAGGTTGCTGTGAAGAAAGTTGTCAGGAGGAGAAAGAGCAGCACTAGTTCTTGA
- the LOC125607176 gene encoding MD-2-related lipid-recognition protein ROSY1-like, translated as MAISHVRPLLLPLLVSLFFLPAALNATRFSKCDPRHSYPIAASGVLFSPDDDWIKTSTNANITLSAQTYTNISDGATVTFSIWGYISDDRNYPLCDLVACPVAPGPLVFTLPNVFTEEELTRIITVENQEDPMMCIHFDCFVTAETVPA; from the exons ATGGCGATATCCCACGTCCGGCCTTTGCTTCTTCCTCTCCTTGTATCACTCTTTTTCTTACCTGCTGCTTTGAACGCAACCAGATTCTCGAAATGCGATC CCCGTCATAGCTATCCCATTGCTGCAAGCGGTGTACTTTTCTCCCCAGACGATGACTGGATTAAGACTAGCACTAATGCAAACATTACGCTATCCGCTCAGACAt ACACAAACATCTCTGATGGAGCAACTGTAACATTCAGCATTTGGGGATATATCTCAGACGATAGAAACTACCCCTTATGTGATCTAGTGGCGTGCCCAGTTGCACCTGGCCCCCTTGTGTTTACTTTACCTAACGTATTCACGGAGGAAGAACTAACCAGAATA ATAACGGTGGAGAATCAGGAAGACCCGATGATGTGCATCCACTTCGATTGTTTCGTAACAGCTGAAACGGTCCCTGCTTAG
- the LOC106439435 gene encoding pentatricopeptide repeat-containing protein At3g16010 encodes MAYITSRSILVKRSVSTLPHLSQRFKQTESEIVQMFSLPNPEYSENPQEKWKLSRKDPSVRMLDERFIRILKIFKWGPDAEKALEVLKLKVDHRLVRSVLEIDVEINVKTQFFKWAGKRRNFQHDSSTYMALIRCLEEARLYGEMYRTIQEVVRNTYVSVSPGMLSEVVKALGRAKMVSKALSVFYQAKGRKCKPNSSTYNSVIMMLMQEGQHERVHEVYSEMCNEGDCFPDTVTYSAVISSYDKLSRYDSAIRLFDEMRENNLEPTEKIYTTLLGVYFKVGEVEKALDLFEEMRREGCLPSVYTYTELVKGLGKAGRVEEAYGLYKNMVRDGLSPDVVFLNNLMNVLGKVGRVEELLSVFNEMGRWRCTPTVVSYNTVIKALFESKAPVAEVSTWFNKMKGEGVSPSEFTYSILIDGYCKTNRVEKALLLLEEMDEIGFPPCPAAYCSLINALGKAKRYEAANELFKELKENFGNVSSRVYAVMIKHFGKCGKLSEAVDLFNEMKNQGRGPDVYAYNALMSGMVKAGMISEAHSLLRKMEENGCIADVNSHNIMLNGFARTGAPKRAIEMFEAMKRSGVVKPDGVTYNTLLGCFAHAGMFDEAASMMREMKDKGFVYDAITYSSILDAVGNVDHVKDVL; translated from the exons ATGGCCTACATAACGTCTCGATCAATTCTCGTGAAGCGAAGCGTCTCAACGCTACCTCACCTCTCTCAGAGATTTAAACAAACAG AAAGCGAGATTGTTCAGATGTTCAGTCTTCCAAACCCAGAGTACTCAGAGAACCCACAAGAGAAGTGGAAACTCTCTAGAAAAGACCCTTCAGTGCGGATGCTAGACGAGAGATTCATCAGAATCCTCAAAATCTTCAAATGGGGACCTGACGCCGAGAAAGCTCTAGAGGTCCTCAAGCTCAAAGTAGACCACCGTCTGGTCCGTTCAGTCCTCGAGATAGACGTCGAGATCAACGTCAAGACCCAGTTCTTCAAATGGGCTGGTAAAAGAAGAAACTTTCAGCACGATTCCTCCACTTACATGGCATTGATACGCTGCCTTGAAGAAGCTAGGCTTTACGGTGAGATGTACAGAACGATACAAGAAGTGGTTCGTAATACTTATGTTAGCGTCAGTCCAGGGATGCTCTCTGAGGTTGTGAAGGCGTTGGGGAGAGCTAAGATGGTTAGCAAGGCTTTGTCTGTGTTTTATCAGGCGAAAGGACGCAAGTGCAAACCTAATTCGAGCACTTACAACTCTGTGATTATGATGCTGATGCAAGAAGGACAGCACGAGAGAGTTCATGAGGTTTATAGTGAGATGTGTAATGAAGGGGATTGTTTTCCGGATACGGTTACGTACTCCGCGGTTATATCTTCTTATGATAAGTTAAGTCGTTATGATTCTGCTATAAGGTTGTTTGATGAGATGAGGGAAAATAATTTGGAGCCAACGGAGAAGATATACACTACTTTGCTGGGAGTTTACTTTAAGGTGGGTGAAGTTGAGAAAGCTTTGGATCTTTTCGAGGAGATGAGACGAGAAGGTTGCTTGCCTAGTGTTTATACTTACACGGAGCTTGTAAAAGGGCTTGGTAAAGCAGGGAGAGTGGAAGAAGCATATGGTTTGTATAAGAACATGGTTAGAGATGGTTTGAGTCCTGATGTTGTGTTTTTAAACAATCTGATGAACGTTTTAGGCAAAGTGGGTAGAGTGGAGGAGTTGTTGAGTGTCTTTAATGAGATGGGGAGGTGGAGATGTACTCCCACTGTTGTTTCGTACAACACTGTGATTAAAGCTCTGTTTGAGTCGAAAGCACCGGTCGCAGAAGTGAGTACTTGGTTTAATAAGATGAAGGGGGAAGGTGTTTCACCTAGCGAGTTCACTTACTCCATCCTTATAGATGGTTATTGTAAAACCAATAGAGTGGAGAAAGCTCTTTTGCTGCTTGAGGAGATGGATGAGATAGGCTTTCCGCCTTGTCCTGCAGCGTATTGCAGCCTTATAAACGCTCTTGGGAAGGCGAAAAGATACGAAGCTGCCAACGAGCTGTTTAAGGAGCTGAAAGAGAATTTTGGGAATGTGAGTTCTAGAGTGTACGCTGTGATGATCAAACATTTTGGGAAATGCGGGAAGCTCAGTGAAGCTGTAGACTTATTCAATGAGATGAAGAACCAAGGAAGAGGTCCTGATGTTTACGCTTACAACGCGCTTATGTCGGGAATGGTGAAGGCTGGTATGATAAGTGAGGCTCATTCGTTGCTTAGAAAGATGGAAGAGAACGGTTGCATTGCGGATGTGAATTCGCATAACATTATGCTCAATGGATTTGCTAGAACAGGTGCGCCGAAACGAGCTATAGAAATGTTTGAAGCTATGAAGCGTTCTGGTGTTGTGAAGCCTGATGGTGTCACTTATAATACTCTTCTTGGATGTTTTGCACATGCTGGAATGTTTGATGAGGCTGCAAGCATGATGAGAGAGATGAAAGATAAAGGTTTTGTGTATGATGCAATCACTTACTCATCAATACTTGACGCTGTGGGCAATGTGGATCATGTAAAAGATGTTCTATGA